CATGGAACTGGACCACGGATTCCCGTCAATGATACCTCTTAGTTgtcttttgcatttcttctgtttttgtaCTGGCTCTCCTATAGTTACCTTTTTCAGCTTACTGCGAGGccactcttttccttcttccgaCACATGAAGTCTTTTCCGGTCACTGAAGCTCTTTCGCTAACGAGGATACTGATATCCTTTGGTCATATCTCTCTTTAATTTCATGCGTCATACTAACTCCTCTCTCAATTACTTCGGAATAACCTTCTTTGCTAAGTACCGCGTCCTTTGGCAGGTTTGCTCTTGGCTGTCGCTTGTCTAGATTGTGGTGGTCagtcgtttgaggatcacAAAAGTTGGTGAACCCTCCTGCTTAAGGTCTCCTGTCAGACTCGCTTTTAGCTCAACGTGCTCCCTATGCCTTGGGCGAATTTGGCTTTCCGAACGTTGATGTTTCGGCAACGTGACCAATGATAAGCGCTCTGGAGGAGATAGTAGATGTCACAAGAGGATTCTTCAccttctggagtaggagaacgacatgttgACATTAGCACTTGTTATCTACCGCAGGAAGAGACAGCACCAGTCTTCTTTGGCAATAAATTGGGTTCCGGTTTCAGTAGagtttgtagtttctttttactcCTAAGAatctctgactcagacaaaggatgttccatttgtttttttttttgttttctttatcttcttttctggtgcaccattggtgtatgtgaataaataaattttgctgCTGCTTGCCGCCTTGATTGACATGATTCTCCAGCCTCCCATTTCCCGTAGACAACGATTGTTATTGTAAAAACATGAGGGTGAGGCAGGATTGACAAGCCTATTTTGAGCTTCTCTTCAAATCGCTTGTCTCAAAATAAAGCGAATGGTGCAGTAAGATATTAAGCGCCATTCTTATGTAGGGGAAGTCGCCAAAGGAGTGAAAACGCATCCTCCAAATCTTTTTCCTTCGGTCTTTGGATGGAATTCGAGCATCTCGATCTCGAACCTTCTAGTTATTACATGTTTTGGTCTTTTCGCGGCGGAAAGCAGAAGTTGATGAAGTCGAAGATGAGATTATTTTCGACCCCGAAgtgatgaaagggttggttggCACTATGGGGttttcgaacctccggtcgattGTGCAGACACAGCGGCTTCTTAACGGCTGCCCTACATCCCAACGGTAAAATTACCAACATAATATACAATGTCAAAAGACCTTCAAACATTCCTACATTTTCGTAGCAAGTGGTGGATGGTTTCTGTAGTTTTATTACCGAATCTTTTCTAATGAATTGGTTTATCTCTTCATAGCAGAAGAGGTCCGTGAATCTTTTTGTGAAGGCGATCCAGTGCCTGCTTTCGCCGAAGACGTAATGCACTTGGCAGAGAGAAGTTCTAAACAGCTGCACACGCTACTGTTTGCTGAACAGTTCTCTTTCTCGTACCTTTGTGTGTGGTGGCAACGGATGTTAGGACAATGAGGAGCATGGTTTTGGATGCAGCTCTTCGTTACTCTCACGATTGCTTGTTATTACCTAGTACTGCCATATAGGAACGGCCATTCCTCACAGTGTGTGAGAAGCGAAAGCTAGAATTTCCATGCTTCTTCTGAGTCGAGATATTATTCTTGATCATAGATAAGGCAATGCAAAATAAGAAGCCGCGATTAGAGTACctgcacggtcgagggttcgatgACCAATCAAGGCTTCCATCCTTCCGGGGCAAAAGATTTGTACTGAGATTTCTATGAGtagatgaaaacactgacctgagaGATTATATGCGCcgcgcaagtcactgtataggctacATACGCCTTCACAAGTCTCGAAGTTGAACGCACAAGTGCATCCTCATAAAGCTTCATTAATACTCTTCTTGTACTCTACTCCTTATGTAGCACTACAAAAAGCCATGGCCCCCTGAGCTGAGGTCcctcttcaatttttcgcaCATCGGAAACACATCCATCCATACTGAATGTTAAGATAGAGTTGTGTGTCTTTCTACTGCTTCTATCCCAGATATCTCGGGAGATTCCTTCATATTTACGCCTCTTTTGGTTTTCTATTTCATAAAGTTGGGATCTAGATGTTCGTAAGGTGAtatgcaataataataatagtaataataataatagtaataataatagtaatagtaatagtaataatactaataataatagtaataataataataataataataataataataataatagtaataataataataatagtaataataataataagcaatCAGTGAGCGACTTGTGTCGTGGCTCTTCCACCTAACTGCGACTCATCCTCACCTGACAGAAGGCGAAAAGTTTTTGCAAATTGACTGCATCTGTAATAAAATCGAACTGGCCAAAATTGAtaggtttcttctttttctccgaGAGAAGCTTAGCAGCGATTATTGCGGCATCCAAGGATCCGTCTCGAACCTTAAGAATTGAAATGTCAGCACAACCAAGTGTAACTCTGCAGTAAGCAaccatagtcgggtcaaaacgacatgaatcacgagtgtagttgcggtgcgtTTGCGTACGCTCTCGAGCCAGCAGTTGGAActgagttgggaccgtcgcaaactgcagggTGCCAACAAGGGTTTGTCACACTCCTAGCCGCTaagctccaccgaagcgcctcgataGACGcggcgtacgcaattgcgtaggtgcttcatgtcgttgtgacCCTATTATAGCTCGTTGTTCATAACGACTTATGACTTGTAAGCATGGTTTGTAACGAGCAAAACCTGGTGGAACTGCCTGAATTCCTGTGAATCTAGAAAATATATTCAGAAGAAATAGCATTTTGCTTTTACCTTGAGATGGTTGACGTCATAAATCACTATTCCATGATCTTGCGGCAATTTTCCTCCGGGCCAGAAGAAAGACTCAACAGGCATCCCAGGGATCTAAACTGTCAAGCGATGGATTAGTTTGTAGATAGCTGTTTTTCATAGTTAGTTCTTGAAGGAAGACGTGGCAGATATGGCCACAATTCATAGTGTGATTCACGATTTTGTAACATTACTGATCAAATAACTGCACCCAGGTGCATCAAATGCGACCATCCTTGAAGCACTGCAACCTCCATTAATTGATTCCGAGTGTTTCCCTATACTCCGAATACCCTCTTTCACTTACAAAGAGCGGGATAGACCCAGCATCACCCTTTCCATTGAGCGCTCAACGACATTGACTACATTTTCCTTCTGCTTGCTAAACttccaggtttctgaagcttAAATCAAAACAGGAACaatcaggtcgttcatcacgTTGATTTCCTGTCCTAAATATACATGACAGGAGATAAATTCGTTCCATTGAGCGCGAACAGAGCATCAAAAACCCATCCGTCTTGTCTAGGTTCAGCTGGAGGCCTATatttttacacgtttcatcaaatccaCCGTTTTTTGGTATTATCGCGACGATGTCATCAGAGAAGCAGAGATGGCGTCACTGTTGCTCATCAACGTTCACCCCCATTTTGTCacattccaatcctcgcagACACAACGGTCTCTTGTACTTTTGCGGTACTTCTACAAGATTTCAGACGATGTGTATGTGCTCAATCACGCTAAACCCTTTTTGAAACTCTGTCTTCTCGCTTGGCTGCCCTTCATCCATCGTTCTTTCAATTTTGTgtaggattactcttgtgaagaacTTATAGATTAACGACGGTAAGCAGATTTGATGATAATTGCCGATATCATTTGtatctcccttcttatacaacagtACAGTCTTGGTGCTTTTTCATTGATAGGAAGctttgcattccgacagataacgagtgaagagccCCGCTAGAGTGCGATGAGGAAAGATGGGACGGACCGACAGTATAATTTTCAGATGCTCAAACTTGATTGTGCCGTAATCAGGTAGAGTACTattcttcaccgacatgatgACGTGTCGGCCTTCTAAAAGCAAGACATTTTGGATGACACGtccatttttctttagatGATGAAAGAGATATGAATGGAAGTGGCGAATgatctccatcccccttcctGCAATTTCTCTGCAAAGTCTCGTGAACTCGGATGTTAGGTTGCCTATAGTTTGTGTTACAGGGTCGTggatcccgatgtgaagtCTTTCAAGCATTTTCAGGggttaaaatcaaaatcattgTTGGCGTTCAAATAACCAATAATGTCCTTTTAGAAGATAAGGTATTCCGCATAAATTTTCTCGAGGTCCATATAGAAGGGTTCGACTTCGTCTTTATCATAATCTGATGATTGAGAGTAAGTGACGTAAAGTGAGTGAACGTAGTCAGAACCGGTGTTAAACCACATCCTCTAATCCGCAAAGGTTCCATTCGGGTCAAAAGTTGTGTGAAACAATCTGTGTATTGCCACACTAGTGCTAGAGAGAACACAAATCCACCAGCTTCTCTGCTGTCGTTTACTgataagaacagttcttcctCAGTGTCATATAGTGGTCTCATCTTAGTCAGTCCAattacgacatgcttgatccTCCTGCTCTGCACAATCAGATCTCCACTGTCCGCAATAATAAGTTTGCACAGACCTTTTTTCCACTTCCGTCCTTGATGATGCCGTACCAGGCAAATCTCTGGAGTCTGAAGATTATTTCCTATTACTGTGTCATAGCGaaaaatggattgattctgtgcaagctcttgcagaagatcgagaaggttgggctgagctgtgttcaaggaggCACACATCGGCGAAGTAATCGGGTAATCGCATCAGGTGATGACAACAGCccccgattaagtcaagtaaatCACTGTGTCATGCGTTTGATTTCAAACACCCATTAGCAGGGTGCAGGCCTCTCTTCTCATGAGTTTTGTTAGAAGACACAGCCTCCTTCAGCGTACAGAACTCAATCCTGGCTCAACAGAATTAGAAAGTCCGTCCTCCTGACCCCTCTGAGTCTCAGGGCAGGCTCACGGTCGATCCATTGCCACCTCTCTATTGAACATCCTGACATTAgacaacattttttaaatacctGTGAATAAAtactctttaattttttcacataGTTTTGTTAAGCCATACTGATATGCCAGCTGCTCTACAATGACATGCCTTTTACGCCATTCTTAGAGGGGACTTGAGGAAAATCTTTGGAAGGCCCTTCACCCAAAAATAGATTCCTGGTTGATCATCTTACTTTATATCACCACGTTCTTCCGATGTAAGTAGTTTTGGTTGGTTCATTTCGTCTTTGCACTCAATGTGGAGCCGATCACAACAATCCAAACAATCTACACATAAAGTAAATCGAGAATCATGGCTGACTCACTCAAAACAGGAAATCCGTGTATTGAATCGTCTTTCCTCTTATGCCTAGTATTAGTTCACATTCAGTTTGTGTACAGCTACAGTCGTAACACGTATCCTAATGGTTAGCCAGCTACGCTTTCTCTTCTGGAGAAGGTCATTGGGACAACCTTATTATCTTGTTTAAAATAACCTGTTCATCGTTACCTGCCCATTAGAATTTCATGCGTGCTGACTCATGCACAGTTTTGAATTACCATATGGGTCTCATCTCGTCAGTAAGCGTTCAAGCCAAAGTGGAGGTTTGAGCATTTTAACACGCAATCTTCGCAGCGATACTTTTAAGTTGTTCTATTCCTTGAAATAAGTGAAGTATCAGTTGGCAAAAATAAGAGGATAAGAAAGCAACTTTGAGAATTCCCTGAATGGTGTGCTTACTATTCGACACAAGCTAAAAAAGTGTAACTTGTACCTTTAATTAGCAGCGATGTTACAGTGTATCGGTCGTAAACTGCTATCATAGACACCTAACGAGCTGCAGTCTCACTCTCTGGACTTCTGGCGAGTTCAAAAAGACTTGAGATTTCATATAATGAGATGAAAGAGGGGCTGTTGTTCTGAAACTGCTTTTTGCAGAGGTGTAGAGTCCAAAGTTGTGAAGCCTTCGACTGATACAAAATTATCTGCGCGAAATGTGTTTCGCACACAGATACGCTATAGTAGTCTGCTGCGTATTCTACCTCACTTCTCAAAGCAGCGTTGCGGTGGCCTCGGTCGTcaggcagctatggtggcgagacttcgtctcggcaggccacaaaggtgtccggctagtagtcCGGTCCCGGTGCTGAAGCTACAAGCTATCTAAGTGAAaaggtagtacgacgattgtAGTGCCacgctgctagcttgctagtgcaacaagccgaggacaacacccccttCGGGTCATACGGCTAAtctctactatgtgttcttcagaagctattGTGTCTCCCAGAAATGACGCGTATTGTCTTCTACGGGCTACGGGATAgaggacgaagccggccaaagaagttagtccgccatcgccaacaacatccagtgcgcccGGCAACACTTAAAGTTGGATCACTTACTGGAAGTCGTGAACTgacagacagtctcagaaaatgCCGTGATGACATATGCTGTGTACAGAAGATTCGTCGGAAAGACTCCAAGTCAAGGGGAATAGGCTATGACTACAAGTttatctaccacggcacatcaaatcgcaatggcgttggtgCGTTGGCGTTGAACAAACGTTTAGAAACAGCGTCACAGCagtggagctcgtaacgacgacgagttgcgaatcctggagcatgctgttgcaagtgacttgatcattacTAACATGCAgtacggaaaagaaaatcgcatttgatcacgtacatcAAGGGTTGTCGTGgaacaaatagatttctggatgctacgccgacgagatcgccgacttctgcaggatccAAAAGTCATCCCTTTAGACCATGTCGCCGTCCAACACCATTTGCTCGTCATGAACTTGAAaaccaaggaagagacatctaaggactgaaacacagcgcatcgaatggtggaatctgaaagATCGAAAGGATTCTCCACGTCCGTGGCTCCGTCTATACTCTCTCACTTTGCTCGTAGTGtagaggaaatgtggtcgtctacttccagcggCATACGCTTGATCGCGAAGAACACTCTGGAAAaaacgactctaggtaagccccATAAGCAATgagctacgtggttttggaacgaggaagttcaggcggcaattcgtgaaaAGAAGTCCAAATATAAcctctggtggaggacaccTCAGCCTGTGGATTGTGGTGCATACCTAGCGGCGtggagggaggctaagaaggcggTCTACAAGGCGAAGTCCGACCGCTACAAGGTTTTGTACGACATGCTACCAGAGAAgagataccagagaaggcgagcagGCAGTGTATCGTAGTCAGAGCGCGTCaccgctcaacgttggatatggagcacaccaagatcgttaagggagctgatggcaCCGTTCTGAGttgctctggtcagatcctggagaggtggtgagagtactacaatcacttgtgtaacgaagagttctgctATCTTCCCATCCCtactgttcccagcgtcggCGGTCCTGTTTTACCAACTATTGcagtcgaagtcagtgctgcaaAACGGaatcgaacaaggcaaccgttCCTAATAACATACCTACTGATGACTGGaggctgctaggagatcgaggttCCGTGTGGCTCGCAGCTCTATtcaacaagatcgttgcagaaggacggactccagacgtttggcaaattCCCGTGACCGTGCCTATTCGGAAAGGGAAAGGGGACATTGCTTACTGcacttcgtacaggcctatacgactgctgtgccatacgataAAGGTTTtcgagcgtgtcctggaagctcgtctgaggaagattgtcagcgtttcagtcaaccagtgcggctttataaaggactgcagcactatagatgctgtCCATTCTGTCCGTATCCTACTGGAGAAACATAGAGAGAAGAATCGTAGcatgcatcttgcttttctcgatctcgaggaACCTTTCGGACCGTGCCCTACACGAGTTATGGGTGTCCATGAGGTCgtatagagtaccagaagaatgtGGTGGgcgaagctgctttatgcgaagcctaccagcgttgcaCGGTGTGGTGCTGGAACAAGTAGGCCATTCTCTGGgcaagtaggggttcatcgGGGTTCATCACTCTCACcactgctgttcatactgtgcatgaaCACGATGACGAAGGGAAtctagaagcagcatccgtagACCCTACTTTTTCCCGAcaatgtcatgctcgcgttgGAGTCTCGAGATAATCTCCAAAAGCAAGTTCAGTCTTAGAAGGATCGGCTGCAGCaacatggattgcgcctcgatctatcaaaaactgagtacatggagtgcggatcaaggatagaggatggttcaattcgtgtctaTGTCATGTTAATGCGGATGaagtggaaaatggcaacaggcgtaCTGTGCAACAAGGAAGTCCCTGTTCGATTGAAGTCGAAggtctacaggacggttgtgcatCCTGTCGCTCTTTACGGATGCCGGTGCTGGCCGACAATGAaggccttggaaagagtgttgcacgctatggagatgcggatgatGAGGTGGatgataggtgtaacgctagaAGACAAAGTgtccaacgacactgtacgcTCCATCTTCAGTGTCGTTctgataactgagaagatgtaggaggcgcgactgagatggtttggtcacgttcGGCGGACgagaggaaaattctgttgccaaaaccgctctgaaggtCTATGTTTGAGGCGTGAGGCTGCGCGGGCAGGCCAAGGATTCGCTGGTTGGGACATGTGAAGCTGATtatgatagatgcgcgtttgTGTATGACTAATGCAATGTAtcgaaccaaatggaagacaagaatcAGAAAGGCGGACGCTGCAACAACGCgagacaaacgctaggaagaagataaaggataatgataaaggataaagtttctggcgctaatcaatccgcttgggatgcgcccccaagttcacttcaacccagaatcgtttgaggttaacgaacgtgtaactggcctatgcaatgacttgcggtagcTGATGTTTCAAATCAGTGTCtttctcctcccagacaagtctggcaccaatttatcgaccccggagggatgaaaggcttggtgagcactagggcggattcgaacctccaatcgattctgcaggaagcagaacccctaaccgctacactacacccgccgcGGATGTACTATTATAACCCCGAATGATGAGTCACGTTTCTGCTGCGCAACTCATGCGATAAGCGCTTGCGGGTGCGAGGTTCACATAAATCGGAGGTTGTGATTTTTCGGCTTCACGAAGCCATAATCGTGAAGGCAACTATCACAGGCCGCTTCGGTCGCTCCTCTCATCGCTGTCTGGGACTCTAATTGGAAGCGAGATAGAAGGATTTTCTAAACAGATTCTCATACGCGACAGCATGAGCGAGCTTGAGTAAAACGTCGTGCAAAGATAATATTGGATCATCTATGAATGATACAGTTATTTGAATTGAACTCTACTGTTATTTTTCAACCCATAAACTATCATGTGTAAGCAGAACTATTGCTTCTTTAAatctttcatttgaaaagcGATTTTCATTCAGACATAGGCTTTGACATATACGCCGCGTAAGGTCGAGAGTGCACTGATCAGTCCTACATTTATCCAACTGATAACAATCCATTTACCTTCAGCTATGGAAATTAGTTTCTATGGAATCTAATTCATAGATCATTATCTTTAAAATAGTTCTAATTGGACTATAATTATTGAACATGTGAACATCGTTGGATATCgatggaaatattttaaatggtTTTACAAATGGATTATAGCACGGAAAAGTAACAAAGCAAGGACAACACACTAGTGCTCAACGAACCTATATACTCTTCTAAGCtgtatatttaattatttctatttgttttcttatctTCATTTTGTTCTAAGGGTAAACTATACACAATATGTCAATTTCAGTTCTAAATATTCGTTTTTCAACTACAAGAAGAGTAGATAATATGTGAATGGCGAACACGGCGTGTATCAAAAGGTTAAGGACGAAATGGACGTATAATTCGTATGTGCAAAGCAAGGGTTGATAGCGAGGTTTTCCTCGGGAAAAAGTTGTGCGGAAATTTTATTGCCATTTATCAAGCATTTAGGTGTCAGCAAATTTCACAAGTTTTTCCGTGTCTTCAAACGTCTAGACCATGCAATACCCTACTTGGACCCTTCTTTTCGAGTTTGGATAACTGTCTTGTTCTTCTCGCCGCAAGAATGATAATCTTATTGCCTACTTGTTAATAAATCATGGTTTTCACGGTATTGGAACAGGTTGCTGCTTCAGGATATTTCAGTTTTGAGAAagtaattatttaaaaatgaacGTACTGAATCATATACGTACTCTATAAATTACGAGGTTGACTGTACTTTGAAGGTAGCTGACATCTTTTTGGATTATTAAGAACTCACTAGAATTGTTGGGCTTTCGTCAGGTAAATACCATTGGTAGCTTCCAATTCTGTCTACGTATTTAGTGCTTGTGGGTCCACCTTTGCCTGATAGATTCACGAGAGGTAAAAGCCCATATGGCTCTTCCTCCAAGCCTTCGAATAACCAAAAACCATCAGTCATCTGAAGAATAATGAAGAGGCGGAGTAATATTTGGAATCAAAATAATATTCAGGTTATTTTCATAGACAAATCCATCTAAAACCACAGAGGAATGATAAAAATGGCACTGACAAATGTTGCATTTGGGTCATTCTCGTCAACAGGTAAGAAATAATTCAGCAGTAACAAATATTTAGAAAGTAGTAAATAGTATTCGTGCCTAACTCGTTTGAatgtgattcgtgtcgttgaTCGTTTCAAAAAGGGCGTCATTAATTTACAAATGGAGCGGATGTAGAGAAGCTCGTGAAGCAAATGGAAGATCAGTAATTCGCACAGGAGAAGTGCTATAAATTCGGCAAAGCATAACGGAAGGAGTCGATATTGCGGGGGAGAGGCCTTTGTTACAGCAGTGTTTGCAAAGAATTGAGCCCACGAAATTGTGAAAAGGGTATCAAGTGTAGCAATGATGATCATTCTGACAACATAAGTTCGCTGTCCATTTTTGAAGACGTGAAAATCTAAGCAATGGTACCGCAGCAGTAATCGTTCTGGGTAAAGTATGAACGAGGGCGTGCACGTGCAAAGAGAGGAGATGCAAAAATAAGAGGGAACATAATGAAGTGAGTAGCCGCAATGGTTACTATGAACTTGGCCCTCGAAATCGTTAGTCTGCATCTAGAGCAGGGGTAGCGGCTACTTTACAGTGGATTCGAGCGGCTGTTGCAGGTGGGAGGCAACAAAAACATAACTCAACATGCGTCATCGAACTCGAAATCATTTGAAACGTCAAATCACCTACGTTTTCATCATCAACACCTTTTTATGAACTCAGTGCCGCTCAACCAAATGATAGCATCTTTACAGTTGAGAGGTTTGCCTAGTGTTCATATGAACACATATGTCGGGCTAAGCACCCGCGCTTCACCACTTCATCCATACACTTTCAAGCGCTTCTCAAATATTTCCCATTATGTGTTGTTAAAAACATCCGTTGTTATTTGCAATTGTGTCTCGCAACTTCAGACCCAAAGACAGTACAAATTAGGCTGCATTTCGACTTAAAATCTAAAACTACTTGTAATTATACAAATTGTAGTATTAAACACTCGTAGCTGATTCTTTGTTTACCAGAGATTTGAACAGAAATAAGTGGTTTTGCAGCTGGTCTTTTTGATGGCATGTTTGGTATTATCCCTCACCATAGTGGCATGaagtttcttgaaaa
This is a stretch of genomic DNA from Necator americanus strain Aroian chromosome II, whole genome shotgun sequence. It encodes these proteins:
- a CDS encoding hypothetical protein (NECATOR_CHRII.G6686.T1); the protein is MTRIVFYGLRDRGRSRPKKLVRHRQQHPVRPATLKVGSLTGSRELTDSLRKCRDDICCVQKIRRKDSKSRGIGYDYKFIYHGTSNRNGVGALALNKRLETASQQWSS
- a CDS encoding hypothetical protein (NECATOR_CHRII.G6687.T1) — protein: MEHTKIVKGADGTVLSCSGQILERCRSQCCKTESNKATVPNNIPTDDWRLLGDRGSVWLAALFNKIVAEGRTPDVWQIPVTVPIRKGKGDIAYCTSYRPIRLLCHTIKVFERVLEARLRKIVSVSVNQCGFIKDCSTIDAVHSVRILLEKHREKNRSMHLAFLDLEEPFGPCPTRVMGVHEVV
- a CDS encoding hypothetical protein (NECATOR_CHRII.G6688.T1) encodes the protein MECGSRIEDGSIRVYVMLMRMKWKMATGVLCNKEVPVRLKSKVYRTVVHPVALYGCRCWPTMKALERVLHAMEMRMMRWMIGVTLEDKVSNDTVRSIFSVVLITEKM
- a CDS encoding hypothetical protein (NECATOR_CHRII.G6682.T2), whose product is MSVKNSTLPDYGTIKFEHLKIILSIPGMPVESFFWPGGKLPQDHGIVIYDVNHLKVRDGSLDAAIIAAKLLSEKKKKPINFGQFDFITDAVNLQKLFAFCQKVKNPLVTSTISSRALIIGHVAETSTFGKPNSPKA